Proteins from one Mucilaginibacter jinjuensis genomic window:
- a CDS encoding efflux RND transporter permease subunit, producing MIADTFIRRPVTAIVISIVIVVVGLLAMSSLPIGQYPEITPPTAQVTATYTGADALTVEQTVATPIEVQVNGTPGMTYLQSNSTSNGQMSMTVNFEVGTDINIAALDVQNRVGIATPTLPQEVQRLGLTVRKRNPSILMLVAIYSPNGSHNVTFLDNYTNVFIRDALLRTKGVGDVFTRADDFSMRIWLKPDKLAALGMTAGDVTAALTEQNVQVAAGTVGAPPQENGQTFEYTVLTKGRLVEPAEFENIIVRTQPNNGAIVHLKDVARVELGKFNYSGNSFVDGKRASYLLVYQAPNSNSLATAEGVYATMNELKKSFPAGVDYVVPFESVTVVKVSVSEVVETLVIALVLVIIVVFLFLQSWRATLIPVLAIPVSIIGTFIFFIPLNFTINTLTLFGFVLAIGIVVDDAIVVVEAVQHYIDEEKMSPREATEHAMADISAPVIAIALILGAVFVPVGFVPGIVGRLYQQFAITIAISVLISAFIALSLTPALCTLLLKPHDPDKKKNFLDKFFDKFNGWFDRVTNKYRNGVDHSIKHYKLVGIILLCIIVGVVLLFKSKPSGFIPTEDDGRVYITYDLPEASSTQRTVEVLHQMMKVLDSIPAVGHYAALGGLNAVNFASKSNSATIFVQLKPWDERKEKKDQLFALVGQLQQKLARFKEANVIVIPPPAIPGLGSTAGFSFILEEKEAGGDIKNFETVMQNFIAAVNKRPEIAKAFSFFTARTPAYQLTIDREKAKRMGVTVADVNTALQTYMGSAYINDFTIYGRNFHVVAQADTNYRTNIQNIGQYFVRNQAGTMVPLSTVMSYKIIENAPLISHYNLFRSAEIDGNPKPGYSSGDALNALKEVAAQTLPQGYGYEFSGLSREEILSGSKTIYIFILSIGFVFLFLAALYESWSVPFSVLLAVPLGAFGAILFLTFKSELTNNVYAQIGLITLIGLSAKNAILIVEFAKERVDGGMDLEQATLDAVRLRLRPIIMTSMAFILGVAPLLIASGAGAVARQTIGWTVFGGMLAATSMAIFIVPVLFYVITKFAYGEKKLKELQDAHKDDDKKFSQH from the coding sequence ATGATCGCAGATACCTTTATACGCAGGCCGGTAACAGCTATTGTAATATCGATAGTGATTGTGGTAGTGGGCTTATTGGCCATGAGCAGTCTGCCGATAGGCCAGTACCCGGAAATTACACCACCAACAGCACAGGTAACAGCAACCTATACAGGTGCCGATGCCTTGACTGTTGAACAAACAGTAGCCACCCCAATTGAGGTACAGGTTAATGGTACCCCAGGTATGACTTACCTGCAAAGTAACAGCACCAGTAACGGCCAAATGAGCATGACGGTTAACTTTGAGGTTGGTACCGATATTAATATTGCTGCATTAGATGTGCAAAACCGCGTGGGCATTGCCACACCAACCTTACCGCAGGAAGTACAGCGTTTGGGCTTAACCGTACGTAAACGTAACCCCAGTATATTAATGCTGGTGGCTATTTATTCGCCAAACGGAAGCCATAACGTTACTTTCTTAGATAACTATACCAACGTATTCATCAGGGACGCATTATTACGTACCAAAGGTGTGGGCGACGTATTTACCCGTGCCGATGATTTCAGTATGCGGATCTGGCTTAAACCTGATAAACTGGCTGCATTGGGCATGACGGCAGGCGATGTTACAGCCGCCCTAACCGAGCAAAACGTACAGGTTGCCGCAGGTACTGTAGGTGCACCACCGCAAGAGAACGGACAAACCTTCGAGTATACCGTACTCACCAAAGGCCGTTTAGTTGAACCGGCAGAGTTTGAGAATATCATTGTACGTACCCAGCCTAATAACGGTGCTATTGTACACCTAAAAGATGTAGCGCGTGTTGAACTGGGTAAATTTAACTACTCTGGTAACTCATTTGTTGATGGTAAACGTGCCTCATATCTATTGGTTTACCAGGCACCTAACAGTAACTCACTTGCAACTGCCGAAGGCGTTTATGCCACCATGAACGAACTAAAAAAATCATTCCCGGCAGGGGTTGATTATGTAGTTCCGTTTGAGTCTGTTACTGTGGTTAAGGTATCGGTAAGCGAGGTGGTAGAAACTTTGGTTATTGCCCTGGTACTGGTAATTATCGTGGTGTTTTTGTTCCTGCAAAGCTGGCGGGCTACCTTAATTCCTGTTCTGGCAATCCCGGTATCAATTATCGGTACGTTTATATTCTTTATACCGCTCAACTTCACCATCAATACGTTAACGCTGTTTGGTTTCGTACTGGCTATTGGTATTGTGGTGGATGATGCCATTGTGGTGGTAGAAGCCGTGCAGCATTACATTGATGAAGAGAAAATGTCGCCGAGGGAAGCTACCGAACATGCCATGGCCGATATTTCTGCACCAGTTATTGCTATTGCATTAATTTTGGGTGCGGTGTTCGTGCCGGTAGGGTTTGTGCCCGGTATAGTAGGGCGATTGTATCAACAGTTCGCTATCACTATTGCTATTTCGGTGTTGATTTCAGCTTTTATCGCGTTATCATTAACCCCGGCTTTATGTACCTTATTATTAAAGCCACACGATCCTGATAAAAAGAAAAACTTTCTCGATAAGTTCTTCGATAAATTTAACGGTTGGTTTGATCGGGTAACGAATAAATACCGTAATGGTGTAGACCATAGTATTAAGCACTACAAACTCGTAGGCATAATCTTGCTGTGTATAATTGTAGGCGTGGTACTGCTGTTTAAAAGCAAACCATCGGGCTTTATACCTACCGAGGATGACGGCCGGGTTTATATTACTTATGATTTGCCCGAAGCATCATCAACCCAACGTACGGTTGAGGTATTGCATCAGATGATGAAAGTACTGGATAGCATACCAGCTGTAGGGCACTACGCTGCATTGGGCGGATTAAACGCGGTTAACTTTGCCAGTAAATCAAATAGTGCCACCATATTTGTACAGTTAAAACCATGGGACGAGCGAAAGGAGAAAAAAGATCAGCTATTTGCATTGGTTGGGCAATTACAACAAAAACTGGCAAGATTTAAAGAAGCAAACGTAATTGTTATTCCGCCGCCAGCCATTCCTGGTTTGGGTAGTACAGCAGGTTTCTCATTCATTCTGGAAGAGAAAGAAGCCGGCGGGGATATTAAAAACTTTGAGACGGTAATGCAAAACTTTATAGCGGCAGTTAATAAGCGACCGGAGATTGCCAAGGCATTCAGTTTCTTCACGGCACGCACACCTGCATATCAGCTAACTATCGATCGCGAAAAAGCTAAACGTATGGGGGTAACTGTAGCTGATGTTAATACTGCCCTGCAAACCTACATGGGTAGTGCATACATTAACGACTTTACTATTTATGGCCGAAACTTCCACGTGGTGGCACAGGCTGATACCAACTACCGTACAAATATCCAGAACATTGGGCAGTACTTTGTACGGAACCAAGCCGGTACGATGGTACCGCTGAGTACCGTAATGTCGTACAAGATCATTGAGAATGCGCCGTTAATTTCGCATTATAACTTGTTCCGTTCGGCGGAGATTGATGGCAACCCTAAACCGGGCTATAGTAGCGGTGATGCGTTAAATGCCTTGAAGGAAGTTGCTGCGCAGACATTGCCACAGGGCTATGGTTATGAGTTTTCGGGTTTAAGCCGGGAGGAGATCCTGTCGGGCTCTAAAACCATCTACATATTTATATTGTCCATTGGTTTCGTATTCCTTTTCCTGGCGGCGTTGTATGAGAGCTGGTCAGTGCCATTCTCTGTATTGCTTGCAGTACCGCTTGGCGCGTTCGGTGCCATTCTGTTCCTAACATTCAAATCCGAACTCACCAACAACGTGTACGCGCAAATTGGTTTGATAACGCTCATCGGGCTTTCGGCCAAGAACGCGATTTTGATCGTTGAGTTTGCCAAAGAACGTGTAGATGGTGGGATGGACCTGGAGCAAGCTACGCTTGATGCGGTAAGGTTGCGCTTGCGGCCAATTATCATGACCTCTATGGCCTTTATACTGGGTGTAGCGCCATTACTGATTGCATCTGGTGCTGGTGCCGTAGCGCGGCAAACAATCGGCTGGACGGTGTTTGGCGGCATGCTTGCAGCAACATCAATGGCTATATTTATAGTACCTGTGCTGTTTTATGTGATTACCAAGTTTGCCTATGGCGAGAAAAAACTGAAAGAATTACAGGATGCACATAAAGATGATGACAAAAAATTCTCGCAGCATTAA
- a CDS encoding pyridoxal phosphate-dependent aminotransferase, which yields MSALSNRINNLSESQTIKMAKMGRELAAKGVDVISLSFGEPDFHTPEYVKDAAKKAMDDNFTYYTPVAGYPELRKSIVAKLKNENGLDYDVSQIVVSTGAKQAIANAVLCLVNPGEEVIIPTPYWVSYSEVVKLAEGESVFINTTVEQNFKITPEQLEAAITPKTKLFMFSSPCNPTGSVYSKEELAGLAKVFERHPHVYIMSDEIYEHINFIGGHESIAQFDAIKDRVVIINGFSKAFAMTGWRIGYTASNSEIAAACDKMQGQITSGTCSITQRAGTAAYQGGLESVYEMRDAFKRRRGLVYDLLKDIDGVKTNLPDGAFYFFPDVTSFFGKSYNGKTIKDADDLSIYLLEEGHVATVGGDSFGDPKSIRISYAAADDKLVEALRRIKEALGKLK from the coding sequence ATGAGTGCTTTAAGTAACCGGATTAACAATCTGTCTGAATCTCAAACCATTAAAATGGCGAAAATGGGCCGTGAGCTCGCCGCCAAAGGTGTTGATGTAATTAGTTTAAGTTTTGGTGAACCAGATTTCCATACGCCTGAGTATGTGAAAGATGCAGCCAAGAAGGCCATGGATGATAATTTTACTTATTATACCCCTGTTGCCGGATACCCTGAACTGCGAAAGAGTATCGTAGCTAAGCTAAAGAACGAGAACGGATTGGATTATGATGTATCACAAATTGTGGTATCAACCGGTGCTAAACAAGCTATTGCTAATGCGGTGCTTTGTTTGGTTAACCCAGGCGAAGAAGTAATTATCCCTACGCCTTACTGGGTATCTTACTCTGAAGTTGTGAAACTGGCTGAAGGCGAAAGCGTTTTCATCAACACTACCGTTGAACAGAACTTTAAAATTACGCCTGAGCAACTGGAGGCTGCTATTACGCCTAAAACCAAATTATTTATGTTTTCATCGCCTTGTAACCCTACAGGCAGTGTTTACAGCAAAGAAGAATTAGCCGGGTTGGCCAAGGTTTTCGAACGCCACCCGCATGTATACATCATGTCTGACGAGATTTATGAGCACATCAACTTTATTGGTGGCCACGAGTCTATAGCTCAGTTCGATGCTATTAAAGACCGCGTGGTAATCATCAATGGTTTCTCTAAAGCCTTCGCAATGACTGGCTGGAGAATCGGTTACACGGCATCTAACAGTGAAATTGCTGCTGCTTGTGATAAAATGCAAGGACAGATCACCTCTGGTACCTGCTCTATCACCCAACGTGCCGGTACTGCTGCTTATCAGGGTGGTTTAGAGTCGGTATACGAAATGCGCGATGCATTTAAACGCCGCCGTGGTTTGGTATATGATTTATTGAAAGATATCGACGGTGTTAAAACCAACCTGCCTGATGGCGCTTTCTATTTCTTCCCGGATGTTACTTCATTCTTTGGCAAAAGCTACAATGGTAAGACCATTAAAGACGCTGATGATCTGAGCATTTATTTACTGGAAGAAGGCCACGTAGCTACTGTTGGTGGTGATTCATTTGGTGATCCAAAATCAATCCGTATCTCTTACGCTGCTGCTGATGACAAATTGGTAGAAGCTTTAAGACGTATTAAAGAAGCATTAGGTAAATTAAAATAA
- the bioA gene encoding adenosylmethionine--8-amino-7-oxononanoate transaminase, with product MTLAERDAKIIWHPYTQMQTAGLPVGIVRGEGAVLFGEDGKEYIDAVSSWWVNLYGHAHPHIAQKVAEQLKKLEHVIFAGFTHEPAVELAERLLAIIPDNQKKVFYSDNGSTAIEVAIKMCLQYWNNQGKARTKMVAFKNAYHGDTFGAMAVSGRSAFTAAFDNLLFEVEFIDLPTKENIQDLKSQISNLRSELACFIFEPLVQGSAGMIMYEAEWLNELVKHCKQEGVLTIDDEVFTGFGRTGKPFACNYITEQPDIMCFSKGLTGGTMALGITTCTSQIYDMFLSDDKMKTLFHGHSFTANPIACSAALASMDLFVSDETPANIERIVTQHQQFRTQIENHPKVRTIRQTGTIIALEWETGNSTSYLSPLRDRLYNYFLNAGIILRPLGNIIYILPPYCITNEQLAYIYSKIIDALNEI from the coding sequence ATGACATTAGCAGAAAGGGATGCCAAAATAATATGGCACCCGTATACACAAATGCAAACCGCCGGATTGCCGGTAGGTATTGTAAGAGGAGAAGGCGCAGTTCTGTTTGGTGAAGACGGCAAAGAATACATCGACGCGGTATCATCATGGTGGGTTAATTTATACGGGCATGCCCATCCGCATATAGCCCAAAAAGTAGCCGAGCAGCTTAAAAAGTTGGAGCATGTAATCTTCGCGGGCTTTACCCACGAGCCGGCTGTTGAGCTGGCAGAACGGTTACTTGCCATCATTCCTGATAATCAAAAGAAGGTTTTCTATTCAGACAATGGTTCTACGGCTATAGAAGTTGCCATTAAAATGTGCCTGCAATACTGGAATAATCAAGGCAAAGCGAGGACCAAAATGGTAGCTTTTAAGAATGCTTACCATGGTGATACTTTTGGAGCTATGGCAGTAAGTGGCAGAAGCGCATTCACCGCCGCTTTTGATAATCTATTATTCGAAGTAGAGTTCATCGATCTTCCAACAAAAGAAAATATCCAGGATCTCAAATCTCAGATCTCAAACCTCAGATCCGAATTAGCTTGTTTTATTTTCGAACCACTGGTGCAAGGATCGGCCGGGATGATTATGTACGAGGCGGAATGGCTGAATGAACTGGTTAAGCATTGCAAACAAGAAGGCGTACTCACTATTGACGACGAAGTTTTTACTGGTTTCGGCCGGACAGGTAAGCCGTTCGCCTGTAACTACATTACCGAGCAACCAGACATTATGTGTTTCTCCAAAGGCCTAACCGGTGGTACCATGGCTTTGGGAATAACGACTTGTACCAGCCAGATCTATGATATGTTTTTATCTGATGATAAGATGAAGACCCTTTTCCACGGGCATTCATTTACAGCTAATCCGATAGCATGTAGTGCTGCATTGGCCAGTATGGATCTGTTTGTGAGCGATGAAACGCCTGCTAATATCGAGCGCATTGTCACACAGCATCAGCAGTTTAGAACGCAGATTGAGAACCATCCAAAAGTGCGTACCATCAGGCAAACGGGAACTATCATTGCGCTGGAATGGGAGACAGGTAACTCGACTTCATACCTGAGTCCGCTACGCGATCGCCTATATAATTACTTCCTGAATGCCGGTATTATATTGCGCCCCTTGGGTAATATCATTTATATTTTACCGCCATATTGTATTACAAACGAGCAACTGGCTTATATTTACAGCAAAATTATTGACGCTTTAAACGAGATATAA
- a CDS encoding LTA synthase family protein, with protein sequence MLRSFFSFCRYFAYWLIIFFLTRLTFELYFINKLRTVSFKEILLTYVHGLWLDYSAAAYICIIPLLVFIVNWFIPKGNVPPVWLKVYTWFCVLVIAFLTIIDLNIFREWGTKVNYRVFNTLYVAPSEAVASTGSSPIGLSITIGVTLLVLGVVISLFVVDFKFRKPKETVSFKIPFSLFLCFVTIIIIRGGLFGSPINEQRAYFSNKQILNQSVLNTEWNLMNNVVDNLRAPHNTYEFMPNEKAFTIVNDLYTVKKDTTVKILNTDRPNVVIIQLESFTADIIESLGGDKGVAPHFEEFIKNGVLFNNIYAAGDRTDKGVVAILSGFPSQATRTIITEDGKQKKLPAISSSLKKAGYTTSYFYGGDSGYMNFKSYIEHHSFDDLSDEESFSKDELKSKWGAYDEVTLRKSVDYLDKQQHPFFCYIQTLSNHEPFELLGKPKFPGKDNGMMFRSTAYYTDSCLNAYFEQAKKQPWYKNTVFILVADHGHRLPRNTSEAYDPRKYHIPLLFFGEAIKPEFRGKQMNVLGGQTDIAATILSQLNLPHKDFHWSKDLMNPYTKEFAFFDWDNGLGFMQPSQSISYDNEGNKVIYTGKTNVRESLTDETLTKGQAYLQKVFTTYLNY encoded by the coding sequence ATGTTAAGGAGCTTTTTTAGTTTTTGCCGGTATTTCGCATACTGGCTCATTATATTTTTTCTAACCCGCCTAACCTTTGAGCTTTACTTTATCAATAAGCTCAGGACTGTCTCTTTTAAAGAGATCCTGCTTACCTATGTACATGGTTTGTGGCTCGATTATTCGGCCGCTGCCTATATCTGTATCATCCCGTTATTAGTGTTCATCGTTAACTGGTTTATTCCTAAGGGCAACGTACCACCCGTATGGCTTAAGGTATATACCTGGTTTTGTGTGCTGGTTATCGCTTTTTTAACCATTATCGATCTTAATATTTTCCGCGAATGGGGTACCAAGGTTAACTATCGTGTATTCAATACCTTATATGTAGCACCATCTGAAGCAGTGGCTTCAACCGGCTCATCGCCTATCGGTTTAAGCATCACCATTGGTGTTACGCTGTTGGTTCTTGGTGTGGTTATATCGCTTTTTGTAGTTGATTTTAAATTCAGGAAACCGAAAGAGACTGTCAGCTTTAAAATTCCCTTCTCACTTTTTCTTTGCTTCGTTACCATCATTATCATACGGGGAGGTTTGTTTGGCTCCCCAATTAATGAACAACGGGCTTATTTCTCGAACAAGCAGATCCTCAACCAATCTGTACTCAATACTGAGTGGAACCTGATGAATAATGTGGTTGATAACCTGCGCGCACCGCACAACACGTATGAGTTTATGCCGAATGAAAAGGCTTTTACTATTGTAAATGACCTGTACACGGTTAAAAAAGACACCACAGTAAAGATTTTAAATACCGACAGGCCTAACGTTGTAATTATCCAACTGGAAAGCTTTACTGCTGATATTATCGAATCATTAGGCGGCGATAAAGGTGTGGCGCCACATTTCGAAGAGTTTATTAAAAACGGTGTACTCTTCAATAATATCTACGCAGCCGGCGACCGTACCGATAAGGGCGTAGTAGCTATATTAAGCGGTTTTCCATCGCAAGCGACACGAACCATTATTACCGAAGATGGCAAGCAGAAGAAACTTCCTGCCATATCATCAAGCTTAAAGAAAGCCGGTTATACCACCTCTTACTTCTATGGCGGCGATAGTGGCTACATGAACTTTAAATCATATATAGAGCATCATAGTTTTGATGACCTGTCTGATGAAGAAAGTTTTTCTAAAGACGAACTCAAATCAAAATGGGGGGCTTATGATGAAGTTACCCTGCGCAAAAGTGTCGATTACCTCGATAAGCAGCAACATCCTTTCTTTTGCTATATCCAAACCCTGAGTAATCACGAACCATTTGAATTACTGGGTAAACCCAAGTTTCCGGGTAAGGATAATGGGATGATGTTCAGGAGCACAGCCTATTACACTGATTCATGCCTGAATGCTTATTTCGAGCAGGCTAAAAAGCAGCCATGGTATAAAAACACGGTGTTTATTTTAGTGGCTGATCATGGTCACCGTTTGCCACGCAATACTTCAGAGGCTTACGATCCGCGTAAATATCATATTCCTTTATTGTTTTTTGGCGAGGCCATCAAACCGGAGTTTCGTGGTAAACAGATGAATGTATTGGGTGGGCAAACAGATATTGCAGCTACGATATTATCGCAATTAAACTTACCACACAAAGATTTTCATTGGTCGAAAGATTTAATGAATCCTTACACTAAGGAGTTTGCTTTTTTTGATTGGGATAACGGGCTTGGCTTTATGCAGCCATCGCAAAGTATTTCTTACGATAATGAGGGGAACAAGGTGATTTACACCGGAAAAACCAACGTCAGGGAATCGCTAACCGACGAAACCCTGACGAAGGGACAAGCTTACCTGCAAAAGGTATTTACTACTTATCTTAATTATTAA
- a CDS encoding outer membrane beta-barrel protein, with protein sequence MTIKQLSRVAFAVIAFACLSISQHAEAQAKDSENTWRLGIGVEPGLPVGNDIRYVSRFSLGGSLRLQYDVKGPVSLMLTSGYTNFFGREFTQSIAIGGGKTVYNNVKFDNYGIIPVKIGAKIFAGQNLYVSAEGGAGFETTGSDKNVKMILSPGIGYATNFGLDFGARYDYYSGQNDNFGQVALRIAYGFKL encoded by the coding sequence ATGACCATTAAACAATTATCACGAGTTGCATTTGCAGTTATTGCATTTGCCTGTTTATCTATCTCACAGCATGCTGAAGCACAAGCAAAAGATTCTGAAAACACCTGGCGTTTAGGTATTGGCGTAGAGCCAGGATTACCGGTAGGCAATGACATCAGATATGTGTCGCGTTTTTCACTGGGTGGGTCGTTAAGGTTACAGTATGACGTTAAAGGCCCTGTATCTTTAATGCTAACCTCTGGTTATACTAACTTTTTTGGACGTGAGTTTACACAGTCTATTGCAATAGGAGGAGGCAAAACTGTTTACAACAATGTAAAGTTTGATAATTACGGTATAATACCTGTAAAAATTGGCGCTAAAATTTTTGCCGGACAAAACCTTTATGTAAGTGCTGAAGGTGGAGCAGGTTTTGAAACTACAGGTAGCGATAAAAATGTAAAAATGATTTTATCGCCAGGTATTGGGTATGCTACTAATTTTGGCTTAGACTTTGGTGCGCGTTACGATTATTATTCTGGCCAAAACGATAATTTTGGTCAGGTTGCTTTACGTATTGCTTACGGCTTTAAACTGTAA
- a CDS encoding NUDIX domain-containing protein has protein sequence MALFNVRVYGLLVNEHNEILISDEQEYGYQFTKFPGGGLELGEGLIDGLKREFMEECNVEIEVLEHFYTTDFYLKSAFNDSQIISVYYWVKNLTSLDLDFKTKIFDFDGTVEPLQSFRWASLTDLKVSDMTFPIDQHVVKLLNKQK, from the coding sequence ATGGCGCTATTTAATGTACGTGTATACGGCTTGCTTGTAAACGAGCATAATGAAATACTAATCAGCGATGAGCAGGAATACGGTTACCAGTTCACCAAATTTCCCGGCGGCGGCTTAGAGCTTGGCGAAGGCTTAATAGATGGCCTTAAACGCGAGTTTATGGAAGAGTGTAATGTTGAGATTGAAGTGCTGGAGCATTTTTATACAACAGACTTTTACCTGAAGTCTGCTTTCAATGATTCGCAGATCATCAGCGTTTATTATTGGGTGAAGAACCTCACCAGCCTCGATCTGGATTTTAAAACCAAGATATTTGATTTTGACGGGACCGTTGAACCTCTACAATCTTTTAGATGGGCATCGTTAACTGATTTAAAAGTAAGTGACATGACCTTCCCGATAGACCAGCACGTTGTTAAATTACTAAACAAACAAAAATGA
- a CDS encoding efflux RND transporter periplasmic adaptor subunit translates to MNIKYLGLTTAVSLTLLASCKQKAQQNAAPPATPVAVTEAKKADAVYYDPFQGTVVALNSVELRSQVAGFITGIFFKEGEVVPKGKELYEIDRRKYIAAYEQAKANLESANANLVKAQKDADRYSFLLKQDAVARQTYDQAVAALATNQAQVSVAKAGVLSAKTDLSYSIITAPFTGRIGISQVKLGAQVTPGTTLLNTISTENPIAVDIVVNEQDLPRFYAYQKSSTDSTFRLQLSDGTQYNKPGKIFAIDRGVNNQTGSIKVRVEFPNDKDVLKDGMSGVLSVLNNESGERVQIPYKAVTEQMGEYFVFIATDTVAHQHKVMIGPRIKDQIVILHGLNAGDKIITDGFQRLKDGGKITLGAPQQQTAPGAKQQAK, encoded by the coding sequence ATGAACATAAAATACTTAGGTTTAACTACGGCAGTAAGTTTAACATTGCTGGCATCTTGTAAACAAAAAGCACAACAAAATGCCGCACCTCCGGCAACGCCTGTGGCTGTTACCGAAGCTAAAAAAGCCGATGCCGTTTATTATGATCCTTTTCAGGGCACAGTTGTAGCACTTAATAGTGTGGAGCTGCGCAGCCAGGTAGCCGGATTTATCACAGGCATATTTTTTAAAGAAGGCGAGGTGGTGCCGAAGGGAAAAGAGCTTTACGAGATAGACCGCCGCAAATACATAGCCGCTTATGAACAGGCTAAGGCCAATTTGGAAAGTGCTAATGCCAATCTGGTGAAAGCCCAGAAAGATGCCGATCGCTACTCTTTTCTATTAAAGCAGGATGCAGTTGCGCGCCAGACTTACGACCAAGCAGTTGCTGCACTGGCCACTAACCAGGCACAAGTATCAGTTGCTAAAGCAGGTGTATTATCTGCCAAAACAGATCTTTCTTACTCTATTATTACTGCTCCATTTACGGGCCGTATCGGTATATCGCAGGTAAAACTGGGTGCACAGGTTACGCCGGGTACTACTTTGTTAAATACCATATCGACAGAAAACCCAATTGCTGTTGATATTGTGGTGAACGAGCAGGACCTGCCTCGTTTTTATGCTTACCAGAAAAGCAGCACCGATTCTACTTTTAGGTTACAGCTTTCTGATGGTACACAATATAATAAGCCGGGCAAAATATTCGCCATCGATCGTGGGGTGAACAACCAAACCGGTAGTATCAAGGTACGTGTGGAGTTTCCTAATGATAAGGATGTGTTAAAAGATGGTATGAGTGGGGTGTTAAGCGTGCTCAATAATGAATCGGGCGAGCGTGTGCAGATTCCTTATAAAGCAGTAACCGAGCAAATGGGAGAGTACTTTGTATTTATTGCTACCGATACCGTTGCACATCAGCACAAAGTGATGATAGGCCCACGTATTAAAGACCAGATTGTAATATTACATGGATTAAATGCAGGCGATAAAATTATCACCGATGGTTTTCAACGCCTAAAAGACGGTGGAAAAATAACTTTAGGTGCGCCTCAGCAGCAAACTGCTCCAGGAGCTAAACAACAAGCAAAATAA